The window CCCTGCTTTAGGTTTTAATACCGTTTTCTGCTTAAATGATGAGGTGAAAGCACATTTACCCCAAAACGTAAACCTTTTTCCACAATCGGAGCCCCTGGTTGCCTTATTTAACCATCTGGCGGATGAATCGCTGCTAATCGATTTTACAGCAATCTCTTTCAATGTATTGTACACCCGGAACAAAAAGGTTGTTTTTCAAAATCATTATCAATCAGAAAACGCCGAAGAATTTAACTATTTCCTCTTGTTGATTATTGAGCAGCTCAACTTAAACGAGAGTATCCCGGTTTATATTCAGGGCATTATCAACGAAGACGACGAGCACTATAACTGCTTATTAAAATATTTCAATCAACTTTATTTCTTTCTCCCGGCGGGAAAACAAAACAGCGAACTGTTGGCCGATATGCCCAAACATTATTTCAGCGGTTTGCTTGCTTTA is drawn from Pedobacter sp. HDW13 and contains these coding sequences:
- a CDS encoding DUF3822 family protein, whose amino-acid sequence is MSNNSLLLVDPNFKADASANCHLLLKITNDSFSYAVVNKDTDEIKLIFDKQGCDDVQKDLKTAFETDRYLSLNYAEIKAAVHTANFIFIPDEWFDGENLAVYSNYLGTDAKIYTKHNPALGFNTVFCLNDEVKAHLPQNVNLFPQSEPLVALFNHLADESLLIDFTAISFNVLYTRNKKVVFQNHYQSENAEEFNYFLLLIIEQLNLNESIPVYIQGIINEDDEHYNCLLKYFNQLYFFLPAGKQNSELLADMPKHYFSGLLALDLCE